One Capricornis sumatraensis isolate serow.1 chromosome 8, serow.2, whole genome shotgun sequence genomic region harbors:
- the ANKRD40CL gene encoding putative ANKRD40 C-terminal-like protein isoform X1 yields MAEPQLDMKPSGEYKQGGSNQQSPTDPGDNTKPDDTCPVRIQSHKENDFIEVELDRQELSYQNLLQASCYELGINPEQVEKIRKLPNTLLRKDKDILRLQDFQEVELILMKNGSSALTEYTPSLLEKPCYNSNAAKMTY; encoded by the exons ATGGCTGAACCCCAACTGGATATGAAGCCCTCAG GTGAATATAAACAAGGAGGCTCAAATCAACAGTCGCCAACTGATCCAGGTGATAATACCAAACCTGATGACACCTGCCCAG TCAGAATTCAGAGCCACAAAGAAAATGACTTCATTGAAGTTGAACTGGATAGACAAGAGTTGAGTTACCAAAATCTACTACAAGCAAGCTGCTATGAACTGGGGATTAACCCAGAGCAAGTGGAGAAGATCAGAAAGCTACCAAACACATTGCTCAGAAAG gACAAAGACATTCTAAGACTACAGGACTTTCAGGAAGTAGAactcattttaatgaaaaatggaaGCTCTGCACTGACAGAATATACACCATCTCTGTTAGAGAAGCCCTGCTACAACAGCAATGCTGCAAAAATGACGTATTAA
- the ANKRD40CL gene encoding putative ANKRD40 C-terminal-like protein isoform X2, with amino-acid sequence MAEPQLDMKPSVRIQSHKENDFIEVELDRQELSYQNLLQASCYELGINPEQVEKIRKLPNTLLRKDKDILRLQDFQEVELILMKNGSSALTEYTPSLLEKPCYNSNAAKMTY; translated from the exons ATGGCTGAACCCCAACTGGATATGAAGCCCTCAG TCAGAATTCAGAGCCACAAAGAAAATGACTTCATTGAAGTTGAACTGGATAGACAAGAGTTGAGTTACCAAAATCTACTACAAGCAAGCTGCTATGAACTGGGGATTAACCCAGAGCAAGTGGAGAAGATCAGAAAGCTACCAAACACATTGCTCAGAAAG gACAAAGACATTCTAAGACTACAGGACTTTCAGGAAGTAGAactcattttaatgaaaaatggaaGCTCTGCACTGACAGAATATACACCATCTCTGTTAGAGAAGCCCTGCTACAACAGCAATGCTGCAAAAATGACGTATTAA
- the LUC7L3 gene encoding luc7-like protein 3 isoform X1, whose translation MISAAQLLDELMGRDRNLAPDEKRSNVRWDHESVCKYYLCGFCPAELFTNTRSDLGPCEKIHDENLRKQYEKSSRFMKVGYERDFLRYLQSLLAEVERRIRRGHARLALSQNQQSSGAAGPTGKNEEKIQVLTDKIDVLLQQIEELGSEGKVEEAQGMMKLVEQLKEERELLRSTTSTIESFAAQEKQMEVCEVCGAFLIVGDAQSRVDDHLMGKQHMGYAKIKATVEELKEKLRKRTEEPDRDERLKKEKQEREEREKEREREREERERKRRREEEEREKERARDRERRKRSRSRSRHSSRTSDRRCSRSRDHKRSRSRERRRSRSRDRRRSRSHDRSERKHRSRSRDRRRSKSRDRKSYKHRSKSRDREQDRKSKEKEKRGSDDKKSSVKSSSREKQSEDTNTESKESDTKNEVNGTSEDIKSEGDTQSN comes from the exons GTTTGTAAATACTACCTCTGTGGTTTTTGTCCTGCGGAATTGTTCACAAACACTCGTTCTGATCTTG GACCATGTGAAAAAATTCATGATGAAAATCTACGAAAACA GTATGAGAAGAGTTCTCGTTTTATGAAAGTTGGCTATGAGAGAGATTTTTTGCGATACTTACAGAGTTTACTGGCAGAAGTAGAACGTAGAATTAGACGAGGCCATGCTCGTTTGGCATTATCTCAAAACCAGCAGTCGTCTGGG GCAGCTGGTCCAACaggcaaaaatgaagaaaaaattcagGTTCTAACAGATAAAATTGATGTACTCCTGCAGCAG ATTGAAGAATTAGGATCTGAAGGAAAAGTAGAAGAAGCCCAGGGAATGATGAAATTAGTTGAACAgttaaaagaagagagagagttgCTTAGGTCCACAACTTCG ACAATTGAAAGTTTTGCtgcccaagaaaaacaaatggaagTTTGTGAAGTGTGTGGAGCCTTTTTGATAGTGGGGGATGCCCAGTCCCGGGTAGATGATCAtttgatggggaaacagcacaTGGGCTACGCCAAGATTAAAGCTACTGTAGAAGAATTAAAA gaaaaattaagaaaaagaactgaagaacctGATCGTGATGAGCGTTTGAAAAAGGAGAAGCAAGAacgagaagaaagagaaaaagaaagggagagggaaagagaagagagagagaggaaaagacgaagagaagaggaagaaagagaaaaagaaagagctcgagacagagaaagaagaaagaggagtcGATCACGAAGTAGGCATTCAAGCCGAACTTCTGACCGAAGATGCAGCAGGTCTCGGGACCACAAAAGATCACGAAGTAGAGAGAGAAGGCGAAGCAG AAGTAGAGATCGACGACGAAGCAGAAGCCACGATAGATCAGAAAGAAAGCATAGATCTCGTAGTCGGGATCGAAGAAGATCAAAAAGCAGAGATCGAAAGTCATATAAGCACCGGAGCAAAAGTCGAGACagagaacaagatagaaaatcgAAGGAGAAAG AAAAGAGGGGATCTGATGATAAAAAAAGTAGTGTGAAGTCCAGTAGTCGAGAAAAGCAGAGTGAAGACACAAACACTGAATCAAAGGAAAGTGATACTAAGAATGAGGTCAATGGGACCAGTGAAGACATTAAATCTGAAGGTGACACTCAGTCCAATTAA
- the LUC7L3 gene encoding luc7-like protein 3 isoform X2 produces the protein MKVGYERDFLRYLQSLLAEVERRIRRGHARLALSQNQQSSGAAGPTGKNEEKIQVLTDKIDVLLQQIEELGSEGKVEEAQGMMKLVEQLKEERELLRSTTSTIESFAAQEKQMEVCEVCGAFLIVGDAQSRVDDHLMGKQHMGYAKIKATVEELKEKLRKRTEEPDRDERLKKEKQEREEREKEREREREERERKRRREEEEREKERARDRERRKRSRSRSRHSSRTSDRRCSRSRDHKRSRSRERRRSRSRDRRRSRSHDRSERKHRSRSRDRRRSKSRDRKSYKHRSKSRDREQDRKSKEKEKRGSDDKKSSVKSSSREKQSEDTNTESKESDTKNEVNGTSEDIKSEGDTQSN, from the exons ATGAAAGTTGGCTATGAGAGAGATTTTTTGCGATACTTACAGAGTTTACTGGCAGAAGTAGAACGTAGAATTAGACGAGGCCATGCTCGTTTGGCATTATCTCAAAACCAGCAGTCGTCTGGG GCAGCTGGTCCAACaggcaaaaatgaagaaaaaattcagGTTCTAACAGATAAAATTGATGTACTCCTGCAGCAG ATTGAAGAATTAGGATCTGAAGGAAAAGTAGAAGAAGCCCAGGGAATGATGAAATTAGTTGAACAgttaaaagaagagagagagttgCTTAGGTCCACAACTTCG ACAATTGAAAGTTTTGCtgcccaagaaaaacaaatggaagTTTGTGAAGTGTGTGGAGCCTTTTTGATAGTGGGGGATGCCCAGTCCCGGGTAGATGATCAtttgatggggaaacagcacaTGGGCTACGCCAAGATTAAAGCTACTGTAGAAGAATTAAAA gaaaaattaagaaaaagaactgaagaacctGATCGTGATGAGCGTTTGAAAAAGGAGAAGCAAGAacgagaagaaagagaaaaagaaagggagagggaaagagaagagagagagaggaaaagacgaagagaagaggaagaaagagaaaaagaaagagctcgagacagagaaagaagaaagaggagtcGATCACGAAGTAGGCATTCAAGCCGAACTTCTGACCGAAGATGCAGCAGGTCTCGGGACCACAAAAGATCACGAAGTAGAGAGAGAAGGCGAAGCAG AAGTAGAGATCGACGACGAAGCAGAAGCCACGATAGATCAGAAAGAAAGCATAGATCTCGTAGTCGGGATCGAAGAAGATCAAAAAGCAGAGATCGAAAGTCATATAAGCACCGGAGCAAAAGTCGAGACagagaacaagatagaaaatcgAAGGAGAAAG AAAAGAGGGGATCTGATGATAAAAAAAGTAGTGTGAAGTCCAGTAGTCGAGAAAAGCAGAGTGAAGACACAAACACTGAATCAAAGGAAAGTGATACTAAGAATGAGGTCAATGGGACCAGTGAAGACATTAAATCTGAAGGTGACACTCAGTCCAATTAA